The Lysinibacillus pakistanensis genome includes a window with the following:
- the dapA gene encoding 4-hydroxy-tetrahydrodipicolinate synthase — translation MNLGRIGTAMITPFKEDGTINYPELERIINHLINNGTDCIVACGTTSENPTMSTEEKIEVVRFTVEKVAGRVPVIAGTGDNETAYSIAMTHKAEENGADGIMLVAPYYNKPNQRGIFAHFETIAKETSLPVMLYNVPGRTGVNVAYETSVALSKIPNIAWIKEASGNLDQMGDIIENVDADDNFLVYSGDDGLTLPLLAIGGAGIISVAAHVVGNDMQLMIKAFEEGNHKLAAKIHRALLPLVRALFAQPNPSPVKYAMTKLGFDTLNVRLPMMEMTDEEKANFDRIWDTYQEKARGFRELNSFT, via the coding sequence ATGAATTTAGGTCGAATTGGAACGGCTATGATTACTCCGTTCAAAGAGGATGGCACGATAAATTACCCAGAATTAGAACGAATTATTAATCACTTAATAAACAACGGTACAGATTGTATTGTTGCATGTGGCACAACCTCTGAAAATCCAACGATGTCCACAGAAGAAAAAATCGAAGTTGTCCGCTTTACCGTTGAAAAAGTGGCAGGGCGTGTACCTGTTATTGCAGGGACAGGGGATAACGAAACAGCTTATTCCATTGCAATGACACATAAGGCTGAAGAAAATGGTGCAGATGGTATTATGCTTGTAGCGCCATACTATAATAAGCCAAACCAACGAGGTATTTTCGCACACTTTGAAACCATTGCAAAAGAAACAAGTCTGCCTGTTATGCTTTATAATGTACCTGGACGTACTGGAGTCAATGTTGCTTACGAAACATCTGTTGCACTAAGTAAGATTCCAAATATCGCTTGGATAAAAGAGGCGAGCGGCAATTTAGATCAAATGGGCGATATTATTGAGAATGTAGACGCAGATGACAATTTCTTAGTATATAGTGGTGATGATGGTTTAACACTGCCACTACTAGCAATCGGCGGCGCAGGTATTATTTCAGTTGCTGCTCATGTTGTTGGTAATGATATGCAATTAATGATTAAGGCGTTTGAAGAAGGAAATCACAAGCTAGCAGCCAAAATTCATCGAGCATTACTGCCACTAGTACGTGCACTATTTGCTCAACCAAATCCTTCACCTGTCAAATATGCAATGACAAAATTAGGCTTTGATACACTTAATGTTCGTTTACCAATGATGGAGATGACAGATGAGGAAAAAGCTAATTTTGATCGAATTTGGGATACGTATCAAGAAAAAGCGAGAGGCTTTAGAGAATTAAATAGCTTTACTTAA